Proteins co-encoded in one Acidisarcina sp. genomic window:
- a CDS encoding phage major capsid protein translates to MLKKLRQQLADARAKANALNALAEKENRILTADEQKEFDALIAECTTLQGKIASQEALLDLERNSPAIEVSAPEASKRPWASLAEQLQAVRQHSVSKGAQLDPRLMAAGLGGNESVDAEGGFLIAPEFAPGVWQRAYDASELAQRCFDQPMTTSNRLVVNAVDEDSRADGSRWGGIQSFWLGESQPYTASQPKFRQMEFIAKKLIAITYATDEQLSDAAAFASYVDKVVPLEFAFRIDDAIVNGTGAGMPLGYTKSGALLKLNRTTGGTVVNTDIFAMWKRCWAPSRKNACWFINQDVEDLLWNLTRGSGTAVELLYTAPGERGNNSNYGVMMGRPVIPVEYAATSGTSGDIVLADLSQYYLARRSGVQMDTSIHVQFLTDQAAFRWKARLDGQAAWKKPLTPKNGANTLAPFVALS, encoded by the coding sequence ATGTTGAAAAAACTGCGGCAGCAGCTTGCAGACGCGCGTGCGAAAGCCAACGCTCTGAATGCCCTGGCCGAAAAAGAGAATCGCATCCTCACCGCGGATGAGCAGAAGGAGTTCGATGCTCTGATCGCGGAGTGCACCACCCTGCAGGGCAAGATCGCCTCGCAGGAGGCGCTGCTCGATCTCGAGCGCAACTCGCCGGCTATCGAGGTCAGCGCGCCCGAGGCCAGCAAACGGCCCTGGGCCTCGCTCGCTGAGCAGCTGCAGGCAGTGCGCCAGCACTCGGTCAGCAAGGGGGCGCAGCTCGATCCGCGGCTGATGGCCGCCGGGTTGGGTGGCAACGAGTCAGTGGACGCCGAGGGCGGTTTCCTGATCGCTCCGGAGTTCGCTCCCGGCGTCTGGCAGCGTGCCTACGATGCCTCGGAATTGGCGCAGCGCTGCTTTGACCAGCCGATGACGACGAGTAATCGCCTGGTGGTCAATGCGGTCGACGAGGACAGCCGCGCCGATGGCAGCCGCTGGGGCGGCATCCAGTCGTTCTGGCTGGGAGAATCGCAGCCCTACACCGCCTCGCAGCCCAAGTTCCGCCAGATGGAGTTCATCGCGAAAAAACTCATCGCGATCACGTATGCGACGGATGAGCAGCTCTCCGATGCTGCAGCGTTCGCCTCGTATGTGGACAAGGTTGTCCCGCTGGAGTTCGCCTTCCGCATCGATGATGCGATTGTCAACGGCACCGGCGCGGGCATGCCGCTTGGCTATACCAAATCGGGCGCGCTGCTCAAACTCAACCGCACTACCGGCGGCACGGTGGTCAACACCGATATTTTCGCCATGTGGAAACGCTGCTGGGCTCCCTCGCGGAAAAATGCCTGCTGGTTTATCAACCAGGATGTTGAGGATCTGCTCTGGAACCTCACCCGCGGCTCGGGCACGGCAGTGGAGCTGCTCTACACTGCGCCCGGCGAGCGGGGCAACAACTCCAACTATGGCGTCATGATGGGCCGTCCGGTGATCCCGGTGGAATATGCCGCTACCTCCGGAACCAGCGGCGACATCGTGCTGGCCGATCTCAGCCAGTACTATCTCGCGCGGCGCAGCGGCGTGCAGATGGATACCTCGATCCACGTGCAGTTCCTCACCGATCAGGCCGCTTTCCGCTGGAAGGCGCGCCTCGATGGTCAGGCTGCCTGGAAAAAACCCCTCACGCCGAAGAACGGCGCCAACACTCTGGCGCCCTTCGTCGCCCTGTCGTAA